From a single Vanacampus margaritifer isolate UIUO_Vmar chromosome 15, RoL_Vmar_1.0, whole genome shotgun sequence genomic region:
- the cd36 gene encoding platelet glycoprotein 4 isoform X2 — protein MGCCTKRCGLITGAVIGAAVALLGGILIPVGNMLIEETVLQEALIAPGTPAYENWLSPGGAVHRQFWFFNVQNAREVVEEGATPVVVETGPYTYLTRYLPKAHVNFNPNDTVSYLLPLGAIFEPSLSVGPEEDIITSLNLAVAGAYSLIPKALHPLLETMIKSSNSSLFQRRSVRELLWGYKDPMLKATVGLFAPYNGTFDGYYTVYTGAGDINKVGVIDKWRGSRSLQFWDDKYCNMINGTDGSNFAPFVDATKPIFFFSSDICRSVSANFQHSVDLKEIPVYRFGLLPSTLASPVDNPDNHCYCRDPKTTKNCTMAGVLDISSCQNGQPIYISLPHFLHGTPSLHKAIKGLNPIEEHHKTYLDVEPITGITLGFAKRIQVNMMFGPSKVITVLKKINESIIFPLVWMNETAQLDDESASLLKGALVDRIKMLDVIQKVLLGSGLAVFAFCLVVYAAIGCNNKSETV, from the exons GAGGCTTTGATCGCACCCGGAACGCCGGCGTACGAGAACTGGTTGTCGCCGGGGGGAGCAGTCCACAGACAGTTCTGGTTCTTCAACGTGCAAAACGCCAGGGAGGTGGTGGAGGAAGGTGCCACTCCGGTGGTAGTGGAGACGGGACCTTACACCTACTT GACCAGATATTTACCCAAAGCGCACGTCAACTTCAACCCCAACGACACGGTCTCCTACCTGCTTCCGCTGGGTGCCATCTTTGAGCCGTCCTTGTCGGTAGGACCGGAGGAGGACATCATCACCTCTCTCAACTTGGCAGTGGCG GGGGCGTATTCATTGATTCCCAAAGCGCTGCATCCCCTACTGGAAACCATGATCAAAAGCAGCAACTCGTCCTTGTTCCAGCGTCGCAGTGTCAGGGAGCTGCTGTGGGGCTACAAGGATCCGATGTTGAAAGCCACCGTGGGCCTTTTCGCACCA tacaACGGCACCTTTGACGGCTACTACACAGTCTACACAGGCGCGGGTGACATCAACAAAGTGGGCGTGATCGACAAGTGGCGAGGGTCCAG gagCCTGCAGTTCTGGGACGACAAGTACTGCAACATGATCAACGGGACGG ATGGTTCTAACTTTGCCCCCTTTGTGGACGCGACAAAGCCGATCTTTTTCTTTTCGTCGGACATCTGCAG GTCGGTGTCCGCAAACTTCCAGCATTCCGTGGACCTTAAGGAGATCCCGGTGTACCGCTTCGGACTGCTGCCGTCCACCTTAGCCTCGCCGGTGGACAACCCCGACAATCACTGCTACTGCCGGGACCCCAAGACCACCAAGAACTGCACCATGGCAGGAGTGCTGGACATCAGTTCCTGTCAAAACG GACAGCCCATCTACATTTCCTTGCCACACTTTCTTCATGGTACTCCGTCCCTGCATAAGGCCATAAAGGGGCTCAACCCTATTGAGGAGCATCATAAGACCTACCTGGACGTGGAACCC ATAACAGGAATCACCCTCGGGTTCGCCAAGAGAATCCAAGTCAACATGATGTTCGGACCATCCAAAGTCATCAC GGTACTGAAGAAAATCAACGAAAGCATCATTTTCCCTCTGGTCTGGATGAATGAG ACGGCGCAACTGGACGACGAGTCTGCGAGCTTGCTGAAGGGGGCGCTGGTGGACCGGATCAAGATGTTGGATGTGATCCAGAAGGTCCTGCTCGGCTCGGGCCTGGCCGTCTTCGCCTTTTGCCTGGTCGTGTACGCCGCCATTGGGTGCAACAATAAGTCGGAAACGGTCTGA
- the cd36 gene encoding platelet glycoprotein 4 isoform X1, protein MGCCTKRCGLITGAVIGAAVALLGGILIPVGNMLIEETVLQEALIAPGTPAYENWLSPGGAVHRQFWFFNVQNAREVVEEGATPVVVETGPYTYLTRYLPKAHVNFNPNDTVSYLLPLGAIFEPSLSVGPEEDIITSLNLAVAGAYSLIPKALHPLLETMIKSSNSSLFQRRSVRELLWGYKDPMLKATVGLFAPYNGTFDGYYTVYTGAGDINKVGVIDKWRGSRSLQFWDDKYCNMINGTDGSNFAPFVDATKPIFFFSSDICRSVSANFQHSVDLKEIPVYRFGLLPSTLASPVDNPDNHCYCRDPKTTKNCTMAGVLDISSCQNGQPIYISLPHFLHGTPSLHKAIKGLNPIEEHHKTYLDVEPITGITLGFAKRIQVNMMFGPSKVITVLKKINESIIFPLVWMNEVTTPMPAHAIVLAFFRYASDELFSDGATGRRVCELAEGGAGGPDQDVGCDPEGPARLGPGRLRLLPGRVRRHWVQQ, encoded by the exons GAGGCTTTGATCGCACCCGGAACGCCGGCGTACGAGAACTGGTTGTCGCCGGGGGGAGCAGTCCACAGACAGTTCTGGTTCTTCAACGTGCAAAACGCCAGGGAGGTGGTGGAGGAAGGTGCCACTCCGGTGGTAGTGGAGACGGGACCTTACACCTACTT GACCAGATATTTACCCAAAGCGCACGTCAACTTCAACCCCAACGACACGGTCTCCTACCTGCTTCCGCTGGGTGCCATCTTTGAGCCGTCCTTGTCGGTAGGACCGGAGGAGGACATCATCACCTCTCTCAACTTGGCAGTGGCG GGGGCGTATTCATTGATTCCCAAAGCGCTGCATCCCCTACTGGAAACCATGATCAAAAGCAGCAACTCGTCCTTGTTCCAGCGTCGCAGTGTCAGGGAGCTGCTGTGGGGCTACAAGGATCCGATGTTGAAAGCCACCGTGGGCCTTTTCGCACCA tacaACGGCACCTTTGACGGCTACTACACAGTCTACACAGGCGCGGGTGACATCAACAAAGTGGGCGTGATCGACAAGTGGCGAGGGTCCAG gagCCTGCAGTTCTGGGACGACAAGTACTGCAACATGATCAACGGGACGG ATGGTTCTAACTTTGCCCCCTTTGTGGACGCGACAAAGCCGATCTTTTTCTTTTCGTCGGACATCTGCAG GTCGGTGTCCGCAAACTTCCAGCATTCCGTGGACCTTAAGGAGATCCCGGTGTACCGCTTCGGACTGCTGCCGTCCACCTTAGCCTCGCCGGTGGACAACCCCGACAATCACTGCTACTGCCGGGACCCCAAGACCACCAAGAACTGCACCATGGCAGGAGTGCTGGACATCAGTTCCTGTCAAAACG GACAGCCCATCTACATTTCCTTGCCACACTTTCTTCATGGTACTCCGTCCCTGCATAAGGCCATAAAGGGGCTCAACCCTATTGAGGAGCATCATAAGACCTACCTGGACGTGGAACCC ATAACAGGAATCACCCTCGGGTTCGCCAAGAGAATCCAAGTCAACATGATGTTCGGACCATCCAAAGTCATCAC GGTACTGAAGAAAATCAACGAAAGCATCATTTTCCCTCTGGTCTGGATGAATGAGGTAACAACACCGATGCCGGCGCACGCAATCGTTTTGGCTTTTTTTCGTTACGCGTCCGACGAATTGTTTTCAGACGGCGCAACTGGACGACGAGTCTGCGAGCTTGCTGAAGGGGGCGCTGGTGGACCGGATCAAGATGTTGGATGTGATCCAGAAGGTCCTGCTCGGCTCGGGCCTGGCCGTCTTCGCCTTTTGCCTGGTCGTGTACGCCGCCATTGGGTGCAACAATAA